Genomic DNA from Flavobacterium sp. N502540:
TATGTTTGAGCATAAGTTTGATGATAACTGGAAACTGACAGCACAAACTTCTTATTTCAAGTACATTCAGCAAGGATATAGTTCATGGCCCAGCAAAATTGGTTCAAGTGAAGATGCTCTCGGAAAAGGCAACATTATTAGAAATGTAGGCATTTGGGATGCAGAAAGTAATATGTATTTAGGTCAGATATTCGTAAATGGGAAGTTCAATACAGGGTCTGTTACGCATAAAATACTAAGTGGTGTAGATTTGGGTAATAAAGATTATATGGCAGACTGGGGACAGTCTCACGATCTTGATACCGCTGCAAATCCATTTAATGTTTACAGCCCAAATTACGGTACACCTTCAAATGGCTTTCCGGCTTTCGATCGTACAACACCACTTTCAATTAGGGCTGGTGGTAAATTGACACAAGAATATGCAGCAGGTTATATTCAGGATGAGCTGGGTTTCTTCGAAAACAAATTAAGATTGACTCTTGCAGCACGATATACCTGGATTAGTCAAAACAGCTGGGGAACAGAAGAGTCAGACAGCCATATCACACCACGTGTAGGATTTAGTTATTCAGTGACCGATAATTTGGCCCTTTACGGATTATACGATCAGGCTTTTATTCCACAATCCGGAATTATTAAAAATGGAGATCGCGTAAAACCACTTACAGGAAATAATTTAGAATTTGGGGTTAAGAAAGATTGGTTTGACGGATCATGGAGTACTACATTATCGGCTTATCGTATCGTAAAGCAAAATGAGCTTACTTCTGATCCTAAAAATGGTCCAAATGATGTTTATAAAATTGTTTTGGGAGAGAAAAGAGCACAAGGTATTGAATTTGACGTAAGAGGAAAATTATTTGATGGACTTAATCTTATTGCTAATTATGCTTTTACAGAATCGATTGTAACGAACTCTGCTATTACAACTATAGGTGTTGGTTCTGTGGTACCGGGCTTTGCCAAACATACTGCAAATGCATGGTTGAACTACAGCATTCAAAGCGGAAAGCTAAAAGGATTAGGAGCTTCGATAGGAGGGACTTATCTGGCAGACCGTCAAACAGACAGCTGGAGTGTTGGAGGGGTAAGATTGCCAAATTATTTTAAATTGGATGGAGGTCTATCTTATGAAACTGGTAAATTTAAAATTACTGCCAATGTGTTTAACATTCTGGATAAATACCTATACAGCGGATCTTATTATGAGTGGCTTACGGCTTACTATTGGCAAACAGAAGCCCCAAGAAACTTTAGAGTGGGGGTAACGTATAAGTTCTGATTTTTTAGGTACTAAGGCGCTAAGGTTCAAAGGTACTGAGGTGCTAAGGTACTGAGTGCCGTTTAAAAAATAACCCGACAGATTTTAAAATCTGTCGGGTTTGTTTGTTTTACCAAATAAGAAATCCTTTTAATCTGTGGCAAAAAACTAGCCTTTTTGAATGAGTGGAATTACTTTTGTACCTATAAGTTCTATAGCAGTCATGAGTTGTGTGTGCGTGAGACCGGCATTGTCCATTTGAAAGGTGAATCTCGAAATACCGCCAAGTGATTCACTGTGACGCAAAATTTTATCAGCAATGCGTTCAGGATCTCCCACAATCAGTACACCCTGATCGTCAATTAATCCGTCAAATTTGGCTTTGGTCACGGGCGGCCAACCGCGTTCCAGACCTAATTTTGTCCAAAGTTCAGCATAGCCAGGATAATACTCTTCAATAGCCTTTTCGGTGGTATTTGCAGCAAATCCGGGTGAATGTAGTCCCACTTTAAGTTCTTCGGGTTGGTAACCTGCAGCTTTTCCGGCTTCACGATACAAATCAACTAAAGGACGAAAACGATGGGTCTGTCCTCCAATAACCGCGACCATTAAGGGAAGTCCTAGAGATCCTGCCCGGATAAATGATTCAGGAGTTCCGCCAACACCCAGCCATACAGGAAGTTTTTCCTGCAAAGCTCTGGGATAAACTGGAAGATTATTTATGGAAGGGCGAAATTTTCCTGACCAGGTCACAAATTCATTGTCTCTGATTTGAAGTAAGAGATCTAATTTTTCTTTAAAAAGTTCGTCGTAATCATTCAGATTAAATCCAAAAAGGGGGTAAGCTTCGATGGAAGATCCACGTCCTACTACAATTTCGGCTCTACCTTTTGAAATTAAATCAAGAGTTGCAAAACTTTGATAGACTCTTACCGGATCGGCAGCACTTAGAACCGAAACAGCACTTGACAATCGAATGCGTTTGGTCCGTGCCGCAGCCGCACTTAAAATCACAGCGGTTGCCGAATCTAAAAACTCTTTTTTATGGTGTTCACCAATGCCAAAAACATCAAGTCCGGCCTGATCTGCAAGCTCGATTCTTTGCAACAGCTGTTCCATTGCATCAACACTGCTTAGCGTATTGTGGTCTCCATACATCGCCGAAGCGAAACTGTCAATTCCTATTTCCATTTTTTTAGGCTTTAGGCTTTAAGCTTTAAGCTTTAAGCAATATGCTTTTTTTAGAAAGCCTACAGCCCAATACTTATCGCGGTTAGTATTTTTTTTTAGCCTTAAGCTTTAGGCCTTAAGCTTTAGGCTTTAAGCAGTAAGCTTTTTAAGAAAGCCTAAAGCTTAAAGCTTACGGCTTATAGCCATTAATTAATGAGAAAAACCAAAGGAAACACTGATGAGGATAATGATTATAACTATTAGAGTAATACCTACATACAGATAATCCTTTTCCAGTAAAAACGAAAATAGTGATAGTAGAACACGTAAAACCGGGGTTAGAAAAAGCAGGATGATCCCAAAAAAGATCAACGATTCGCCATTTCCCTGAATTACGCCCTGATATATTGCCGAAATTACTTCAAAGATATTACGGTCATTTTCATGAAAGACCGAATAATCTTCAATGTCTGCGTGATGATGCATTAAGTAAACAATCCCACCAATAAAAGCTACGGATAAAGAAATCCAGACACCATAGCGCAATAAATTTCCGATAATGGTTTGAAAATCTTTTTCTCCAAATTTTTCGTGTTGCATAGTCTTAGATTTTTCCATTAATTCCGTTATAGATCATATTTACTGCCAATACAAAGATGAGACAGGCAAAGAATATTCTTAGTTTCTTAGGATTTGTTTTCACGAGAACTTTCGCTCCTGCCATCGCTCCAAAAAGCACACCGACTACTACAGGCATACAGATTCCGGGTTCGATGTATCCTTTCTGAATGTAAATGACAGAACTTGCCATTGCGGTAACTCCCATCATAAAGTTACTGGTGGTAGTAGAAACTTTAAACGGAACTCTCATAATATTGTCCATGGCAATTACTTTAAAAGCTCCGGAACCAATTCCTAATAAACCGGACATCATTCCGGCAATTCCCATCATACTGAAACCGCCTATAACATTTTTAGTTCCGTAGTGAACAACTTCACCATTGTGCGTGGGATAAGTACCTTCTAATTTTAGTTTTTTAGCCAAAGGGCTAGATTCTAAAACAATATGTTCTTCTTTTTTACGAAGCGAATTGATAGCCGAGAAAATTAAAGTGAGCCCAAATAAAACGGCAATAAACGAAGTAGGAGCGATGGTTGAAAGCAGGGCTCCGCAAACAGCACCTATTGTGGTGGCAATTTCCAGAAAAATACCCAATCGCATGTTGGTGATGCCTTCTCTGACATAAGCTGCGGCTGAACCTGAAGAAGTTGCAATTACAGAAACCAGAGCCGCACCAATTGCATAATGAATGTCAACGCCAAGAATGACTGTTAAAAGTGGAATTATGATAATCCCGCCACCTAAACCTGATAATGAGCCAATAAAACCTGCTAAAAAAGCACCAAGAATCATAATCAGGGTAAACGTAAGTACTGTCATTCGTATCGATTTTGTTACCGCTAATTTACGAATTGAAATTGGGAGAGGAACTGTTTTATTTCTTAATTAAAAACTAAAAGGACATTATCCTAAAGTATAAAGGATGAAAAATAATGCCAAAATAATTCTAACTGATTGATTTTTAAAGAACAATCAGGGAGGTTGATGATGCGCTAAGATTGAAGAACTTACTGGTTGTCTTCTATTATTTTTTGCACACTATGGATAAAAGTCTCCGTATCCTTAACATCCTGCTTGATGTATAAATCATATTTGGTTAATTTATACTGATCAATCATGTCTTTTTTTAAATACTTTATGAGAGATTCGAGTGTTCGGGTATCTTCCTCATTTTGCCTTTTTAATTCCCTTTGTTTGCTTTGCAAGTAATCCAGACTGTTTTTTAATCTCTCGACATTTAACTTTTCCACTCTTTTCCTTCGTTTAAAATTATTTAATAAACGATATCCCGGGAGGTTATTAAGCTCAATATGCCCCAAAAACCATTACCATTTGAGTTTAATTCCTCCGGAGTATCGTATTTTCATACATACGTTTAAATTGAGAATTTAGATTTGGGAATTGTTATATAATTTGTATTGCGATTTATAAAATTTGTATTTGAGGTAAGCAGGTGGTTGAAAGCCAAATATTTTGGCCTTTTTGCAGGTAGTTATTTTTTGAGGTTTTTTTGTTTTGAATGAGTTTTATAAATTTTTATTTGGATCGATTGTCTAAAGCGAGATACGTTTTCTCCAAAGAAGAAAGCAATAAGGCTGCTGCAGCACTTGTTAGAACCGAGTAATCAAAAGGAGCTTTTATAGAGACTGAAACAGCCATGGAGACAGCAAAAAGAAGCATTAAACCTGCAGTTCCCAAAGCAATGTAACGGGTTTTAAATCCTATGATGAGAAACAAACCAAACAAAATCTCGAAAAAAGTAGCCAAAGCACCTAAGATTTCGGCTAATGATCTGCTTGCATAAGCATTTAAGGTTTGAGTATAAGTAATAAAATTATCCCAGTTACCCCATGCCACTCCAGGAGCACCAGGGGCACCCCAAAAGCCAAAACGATCTGCAACAGCGGAGAGCATAGTAACTCCTAAAACAATTCTTAAAATAAAACCTGCCTGTAGTGTAGAAGTTTTTTCCATTTGGATCTTTTTAGGTAAAGATAACAAGATGTTCTGCTACTTTGATGATTATTTTTGAGACCAAACTATTTTAAGAATTTTTAAATCCATCTTCCTTATCCTTGAAGGCCCATGCCGCCATAGCTTCGATAACAGGCATTAAGCCTTTTCCCGAAGGACTTAAGCTATAGGTCACAAAAGGAGGTACAACCGGTTTAGCTTCTCTAATGACAAGATGATCGGCTTCGAGCTGTTTTAAATGTTGTATCAGCATCTTTTCGGTAACTGCAGGGATAGCCCTTTTTAATTCGCTGTAACGTTTGCTCCCGCCTGAAAGATGGTAAATGATAATGGGTTTCCAATAGCCTCCAATTTTTTCCATAACATAAGTTACAGGACATTGGTCTAAAGCATATTGCTTGTTTTCCTGAATAGTCGATGATTCTTTGATTGCGGTCATATTGCATACTTTAGGGTAAGTACTTGTATAAAAGTAAGTACAAATATACCTTTGTTACAGAACATAAAAAAATAAACAGAGATGAAAATTACAATTTCAGGTTCATTAGGAAACATAGGTAAGCCATTGACCCAAAAACTTATTGCCTCGGGACATGAGGTAACAGTAATCAGTAGTAGTTCAGACCGGGTAAAAATGATTGAAGCAGCAGGAGCCAAAGCTGCGATAGGTTCTGTAAGTGATGCCGCTTTTTTGCAAAGCGCATTTGAAGGAGCTGATGCTGTGTTTGCAATGACTCCGCCTAATATGGGAGGAGTTAATATCATTATCAATACTACGGAGGCCGGTAAAGCACTTGCAAAAGGCATAGCAGCTGCCGGAGTAAAACGTGTTGTAATGCTGAGCAGTATTGGTGCAGATTTACCGGGAGGAAATGGTCCAATTGCCGGACTTCATAATATCGAAAAATTGTATGAGTCATTAGAGAACGTATCGGTTACATATCTTCGTGCGGGTTTTTTCTACACGAATTTGTACCATGATGTTCCAATGATTAAGGGAGCGGGAATTATTGGAGCAAATTATCCCTCTAACACTACAATTCCTTTTGTACATCCTGAAGATATTGCCACAGCAGTGTCTGAAGAATTACTTAAAACGATAGCGGGAAAGAACATTCGTTATATTGTAAGTGATGTGCGAACTCCGGATGAAGTAGGCAAAACTTTAGGCTTAGCCATTGGAAAACCGGATTTACCATGGATAGAATTTACCGATGTACAATCTCTTGACGGAATGAAACAAGCGGGACTACCCGAAGAAATTGCTGAATTGTATACCGAAATGGGATCAGGTTTTAGAAACGGTAAAATTGCAGCGCATTTTTTAGGCGATTATAGTTCTGTTGAAGGACGAATTAAACTGGAAGATTTTGCAAAAGAATTTGCCGCTAAATTTTAAATAGTGAAAGTAAGAAGCTGGTTTTAGGATCAGCTTTTTTTAGTATTTGAGAATTCTAAAGTGCTATTGACTTTTGATAAGAATATACTGGTTTAGTATAAAAATATACCGTTTGTAAGATTCGGACTGTATTTATCTTTGTAATAATAGAATTTAAAAATTATAAAGATGAAAGCCATAGGATTTAAAACATCGTTGCCAATTGCTGAAGAAGAGAGTTTTATAGCATTTGAAACTCCAAATCCAGTTCCCGGAGAACGTGATGTATTAGTAAAAATTAGTGCAGTATCTGTTAATCCCGTCGATTTTAAAATTCGTCAGAATAGTACAAAAGATACCGTTTTAGAAACTCCGAAGATTATAGGCTGGGATGCTGTAGGTA
This window encodes:
- a CDS encoding TonB-dependent receptor, with the translated sequence MRIKKVLFFLIFLNSLVMMGQENGKVTGRVSLTGNVPAEGVSVALKGTRYSAITNEHGQYEIKNVKPASYTINISAVGIRPVEDRITVTAKQTTTKNFKLSESQEDLDEVVITKNKYKQDKPSLSLRLQTPVLEIPQNIQIVSGQTLKDQQIVSMSDGVIRNVSGAVRSEHWGDLYTNIKMRGSQVQAFRNGFNVVSSSWGPLTEDMSFVDHIEFVKGPAGFMLSSGDPSGLYNVVTKKPTGITKGEASVVAGSYDFYRASIDLDGKLDKKGKLLYRFNAAAQNRGSHRSFEHNNRYVIAPVLTYQIDDKTKITAEYNFQYANMTEVGSYYVFGPKSDGYTTLPVGFTLTQPGIPDTNIQDHSGYFMFEHKFDDNWKLTAQTSYFKYIQQGYSSWPSKIGSSEDALGKGNIIRNVGIWDAESNMYLGQIFVNGKFNTGSVTHKILSGVDLGNKDYMADWGQSHDLDTAANPFNVYSPNYGTPSNGFPAFDRTTPLSIRAGGKLTQEYAAGYIQDELGFFENKLRLTLAARYTWISQNSWGTEESDSHITPRVGFSYSVTDNLALYGLYDQAFIPQSGIIKNGDRVKPLTGNNLEFGVKKDWFDGSWSTTLSAYRIVKQNELTSDPKNGPNDVYKIVLGEKRAQGIEFDVRGKLFDGLNLIANYAFTESIVTNSAITTIGVGSVVPGFAKHTANAWLNYSIQSGKLKGLGASIGGTYLADRQTDSWSVGGVRLPNYFKLDGGLSYETGKFKITANVFNILDKYLYSGSYYEWLTAYYWQTEAPRNFRVGVTYKF
- a CDS encoding LLM class flavin-dependent oxidoreductase; the protein is MEIGIDSFASAMYGDHNTLSSVDAMEQLLQRIELADQAGLDVFGIGEHHKKEFLDSATAVILSAAAARTKRIRLSSAVSVLSAADPVRVYQSFATLDLISKGRAEIVVGRGSSIEAYPLFGFNLNDYDELFKEKLDLLLQIRDNEFVTWSGKFRPSINNLPVYPRALQEKLPVWLGVGGTPESFIRAGSLGLPLMVAVIGGQTHRFRPLVDLYREAGKAAGYQPEELKVGLHSPGFAANTTEKAIEEYYPGYAELWTKLGLERGWPPVTKAKFDGLIDDQGVLIVGDPERIADKILRHSESLGGISRFTFQMDNAGLTHTQLMTAIELIGTKVIPLIQKG
- a CDS encoding DUF1634 domain-containing protein, which produces MQHEKFGEKDFQTIIGNLLRYGVWISLSVAFIGGIVYLMHHHADIEDYSVFHENDRNIFEVISAIYQGVIQGNGESLIFFGIILLFLTPVLRVLLSLFSFLLEKDYLYVGITLIVIIIILISVSFGFSH
- a CDS encoding sulfite exporter TauE/SafE family protein, which encodes MTVLTFTLIMILGAFLAGFIGSLSGLGGGIIIIPLLTVILGVDIHYAIGAALVSVIATSSGSAAAYVREGITNMRLGIFLEIATTIGAVCGALLSTIAPTSFIAVLFGLTLIFSAINSLRKKEEHIVLESSPLAKKLKLEGTYPTHNGEVVHYGTKNVIGGFSMMGIAGMMSGLLGIGSGAFKVIAMDNIMRVPFKVSTTTSNFMMGVTAMASSVIYIQKGYIEPGICMPVVVGVLFGAMAGAKVLVKTNPKKLRIFFACLIFVLAVNMIYNGINGKI
- a CDS encoding DoxX family protein, with protein sequence MEKTSTLQAGFILRIVLGVTMLSAVADRFGFWGAPGAPGVAWGNWDNFITYTQTLNAYASRSLAEILGALATFFEILFGLFLIIGFKTRYIALGTAGLMLLFAVSMAVSVSIKAPFDYSVLTSAAAALLLSSLEKTYLALDNRSK
- a CDS encoding winged helix-turn-helix transcriptional regulator, with protein sequence MTAIKESSTIQENKQYALDQCPVTYVMEKIGGYWKPIIIYHLSGGSKRYSELKRAIPAVTEKMLIQHLKQLEADHLVIREAKPVVPPFVTYSLSPSGKGLMPVIEAMAAWAFKDKEDGFKNS
- a CDS encoding NAD(P)H-binding protein, producing the protein MKITISGSLGNIGKPLTQKLIASGHEVTVISSSSDRVKMIEAAGAKAAIGSVSDAAFLQSAFEGADAVFAMTPPNMGGVNIIINTTEAGKALAKGIAAAGVKRVVMLSSIGADLPGGNGPIAGLHNIEKLYESLENVSVTYLRAGFFYTNLYHDVPMIKGAGIIGANYPSNTTIPFVHPEDIATAVSEELLKTIAGKNIRYIVSDVRTPDEVGKTLGLAIGKPDLPWIEFTDVQSLDGMKQAGLPEEIAELYTEMGSGFRNGKIAAHFLGDYSSVEGRIKLEDFAKEFAAKF